ACGATGGGAGCCCGGAACCACCTGCATCGCGCCGTTTTCCTCGTCAGCGTCGTCGATCGCCAGCCACACGGTGACGGTTCGGCTCGGAGTCAGGGGCCAGTAGGACGCATCCTGGTGCCAACTGACGCGCTTGCCGTCGTCGGGCATCTTGGCGAAGTAGTGGGTTCCCCAGCATACGAGGTCGGGGCCCAGCAGGTCCTGAACGGCATCCAGGATGCGCGGCGCGACGACGAGGTCGTAGATACCGCCGCAGTTCAGATGCCAGCCGTTGATCGAGTAGCTTCCCCAGCCCTCCTTCGACGCTCGACCCATGAGGTCGTCGAAGTATGCCCGATTCGCAAGTGCTTCAGACTCGGAGAAGACGTCGATGGGAGAGACGTACCCGCGCTCGTTGTAGCAGTCCACTTGTTCGCGAGTCAGCCGCTCGGGCGTCTCCACCGCAGCGGGTCGGAACCGGAGATCGCGGTCGAGATCGGGCATAGCGTTCTGGATCGGTGTCATCGTGCCTCCTCTTGTCGCCTCACCGAGTGGCTCAGTCGATGGTTGGGAACGTCGTCCGCAGAGGTTGAGCCCGACCCGTCTCCGCGGATCTGTACGCTCCGTCGAAGATCTCGACGACGTGACGCGCGTGCTCAGCGCTCGACACAGTCGGTATGCCTTCGCGAACCCAGTCCACGAGCTGCATGATATCCTCGTAGACATGGGCTTCCTGGATCGACCGATGCGGACCCACCACATGGGGCAAATCGGCTTGCCCGCCGGCTTCCGTCAGCACTCGCTCTGGATAGTCGATGGGGTTCCCGTTGAACGTCGCGCCGTTTACGCTGCCCTTCGTGCCGAAGAGAACCGGTCTGCCGAAGCCGGAGATACCCCCTGCCGCCACGCCGTAGACGAACCCGAAGAACGCGTCGCCGAAATCGAGCACCATCAGCGTGTTGTCGTCCATGTCGCACGGAAGCATCTCGCCACGGAACTCGCGCTCTCGGATGCACACGCCGGAGAACGCTGTCACCGCCTTGGCGGGCCCCACGATGCCCGTGAGGGCGTGCAAGCCGTAGACGGTCATGTCGTAGAGGGGCCCGCCGCCCGGCTTGCGGTAGTACCAAGCCGGATTGATGTTCGAGAGAACGTCCTCGCCCTGACGAACGCCCTCCCTCTCGTGGTATTGACCGAACGCCGCGCCGGTGACAGCCCACACGAGTTTCCCCAGGTCGCCGTCGAGGAGCATGCGCCGGATTCGCCGGTGTAGGGGTCGCAGCATCTCGCCGGGAGAGGACACGAGCTTGACGCCCTTCTTCGCCGCGCTGTCGATCAGGTCGTCCGCCTCGGCGACGGTCGTCGTCATCGTCTTGTTGAAGTGAACGTGGACGCCGTGTTCGATGGCGAGCTTGCCCTGTTCGTAGTGGATGCCGATTGGCGACGCGATGGATACGGCGTCTACCTCTCCTGACCTCAACAGGTCTTCGTAGTCCTCGAACGCCTTGGGCACGCCGAACTTCTCGGCGGCTGCCTGGGCGCGTCCGGGAACCGGGTCGCACAGGGCAGTGACCTGCAACCGATCCTGGACGTCCTCCTGGGTCAGGTGGGGAAGGATGCCTCGCAGCGAGATGCTGCCCGCGCCGACGACGCCGATCCGGACACGTTCGCTCATTCCGCGTTCCTCCACGATGTGCGATGTTGCCACCCGACCTCGCGCTTGAGTCGAGCATAACTCAGGAAGGATTGGTTCCCGTCGAGATGCGCTGCCTTGTCCGTGAGCTCGGGGCAGAACCGCTCGACCAGTTCACGGCTCGGCTCCAAGGCGGTCGTGTCGTCGCCGTTGAGGAAGTAGACGCCGTGGGGCGGGATGTCTTCTGCCGCTTCCATCAGCATCCGATGGGCTGACGCGACGTCTTCGCTGCCGACCCAGCACCATAGCCAGGGGTTCCAGCCGATCGCCGGCGTGGCGTTCGTCTTCATCTGAGCCCGTCGCTCCGGAGGGCAGATCCCCGCCGGGCGCGTCACGTAGGTTCGGATTCCGTACGCCCGCGTGTAGCTCGCCAGCAGGTCTTCGCCGGCGCGTTTCGAGTAGCTGTAGGAGTCCTCCGGGTACGTGGGATGCGCCTCATCGACGGGAAGATAGTCGAACGGGAATGGCGTCTCGCTGATGCGGAACCCGTGGCCCAGCGCGCAGTTGCTGCCGCACATCACGACCGTTCTCACGTTGGCAGCCACGGCAGCGTGCATCAGGTAGTAGGTTCCCAGCATGTTCGTTCGGAACGTCGCGTCGAAGGGGATGCCGAGCTCTTCGGCTCGGGCTCGCGAGCCAGGGTGATCCACGGGCCACGGCTGAGCTCCAAGGTGCTGGATCGCGTCAATCCTCTCGACAGCGCGCTGGCAATCGGCATAGACGTTCAGGTCTCCCTCGACCCACGGATGTCGAGAGAACTCGTCCGAGGGCGGTCGACGCGACGTCAGAACGAGCTCGTGAGACCGTTCGAGCTCGCGGATGACGTATTCGCCGAGACGCCCACTCGCGCCAGTGACGAGCACTTTCATCAGGTCCTCCAATCGGCACTGCTGGGCTCCATGTTCCCATATCAGCCGCGAACGCGCACCAGCCCATAACAAGGGGTTATCTGTTATCGACTTTGGTAATAATCGATAACTATTCTTGACAGATGCCAGTTCGGGTAGTAGAATAGATGGCGATGCTCCGGACGTCGCGGAGCCATCGAAGGCAGCCATGGGGCACTGGTGAGGTGAGTCTAGGAGGATGGCGTGATGGAACGCCCGATCGAGGAGCGACTGCGACGAGCGGGCTATCGAGTCACGCGACAAAGAACTGCCGTGTACGAGTACCTGATTTCGACCAAGTCGCATCCGACGGTCGAGCAGGTGCACGACGCGGTTCGCGAGCGGTTTCCCCATATCAGTCTGGCGACCGTGTACAACGCCGTCGACTCTCTGGTGGATGTCGGTCTCGTGCGCCGAATCAATCGAGCGGCTTCGTCCGCTCGATATGACGGCGACGTGGGCGACCACGCTCATTTCCGATGCGTTGTCTGCGATCAGCTCCGCGACGTCTCGATGCACACGAACCCGTCCGCAGACGACGGACTCGACGGGTGCGAGATCATCAGCACGAACGTCGAGTTCTTCGGCTATTGTCCGCGATGTCGGCGTGACCGCCTCGGTCTGCCGCCGTTGCCTGAAAACAACGATCGACGAGCCCTGTAACCCGAACCGTCAACGCGCTACTCTGTACCTACGGAAGGATCGATCCATGCCGAAACTGAAGGGCAGCAAGACCGCTGCCAACCTTGCCGCCGCGTTCGCTGGCGAATCCCAGGCGAATCGCCGTTACCTCTACTTCGCCAAGGCTGCGGATGTCGAGGGCTACCCGGATATCGCCGGGCTGTTCCGCGACACCGCCGAGGGCGAGACGGGTCACGCCCATGGTCATCTCGACTACCTGAAGAAGGTCGGCGATCCGGCGACGGGCCTTCCGTTCACGGATGTTGGGGAGATGCTGAAGGCATCGATCGAGGGCGAGACGCACGAGTACACCGACATGTATCCGGGCATGGCGAAGGCCGCGCGTGAAGAGGGCTTCTCGGAGATCGCCGACTGGTTCGAGACGCTTGCCAAGGCGGAGCGGTCCCACGCGGGACGGTTCGCGAAGGGACTCGACTCGCTCGCGTAGTCGACGCGCCGAGCTACCGGTTCCCCCTGTCCTGCGTCTGCCCATCCGACACGGCGAGTGCGAGCCGGGCTCCACGCAGAGACTGGGGTACGCAGACAGTTGCCGAATGAGGGGCGCATCCGAGCGTCCCTCTTCGCTTTGTGTGGAGGTGTCACGATGGACAACATCCGCTATCACCCCACGGAAGGCATGTGCTACAACCCGAACGAGCCCCTCTACTGGCGTCGTGATGCCCTCCGGCAGGAGATCACGCGGGTCTACGAGGTGTGCCACGGTTGCCGCCTGTGCTTCAAATACTGCCAGTCGTTCCCGGTCCTTTTCGACGCGGTCGATGCGAACGAGGGAGATGTCACGGCGATTCCCTCGAGGACGACCGACGACGTCATCGATCACTGTTTCCAGTGCCAGCTCTGCTACGTGAACTGCCCGTATACGCCCGGCGAGAATCACGAGTTCCAGCTCGACTTTCCCAAGCTGATCCTGCGGGCGAAGGCGGTCCGAGCCAAGGAGCGCGGCATACCGTTGCGGGATCGCCTGCTGGCGGATCCCGTCGGGCTCGGAAAGTTGGCTCAGCCGACGGCCGCGCTCGCGAACTGGGGAAACACGTTCAAGCCCCTGCGTCTGGTCATGGAAAAGACGTTGGGCATCCACCGTGACAAGCAGTTGCCGGAGTTCCATGGGGAAACATTCGCCCAGTGGTTCGCGAAGCGGGCTCCCAAGTCGTCGGGTGAGAACGGGATGGTCGTTCTGTTCAACTCGTGCTTCGTGAACTACAACGGACCTCGCATCGGGAAGGCGGTTGTCGAAGTGCTTGCGCGGAACCGGTTCTCTGCCCGACTTGCCGGCGCAGACTGCTGCGGCATGCCGCGTCTCGACTCCGGCGACGTCGAAGCCGCTCAGCTGCAAGCGCGACGCAACGTGGAAGCGCTGTACCCGTTGGCGCAGCAGGGACTGCCGATCGCGGTCGTGAACCCAACCTGCTCGATGATGCTGAAACGCGAGTACCCGGAGCTGCTCCGGATTCCTGGCGACGCGATCCATGAGTGGGCTAAGGCGGTCGCAGCCAACACGTTCGATATGTCCGAATTCCTGTTGAGGCAGCACCGTGACGGGAAACTGGATCGGTCCTTCGAGTCCACTCCTGGAACGGTCGCGTACCAAGTGCCGTGCCACCTGAAGACGCAGAACATCGGGTTCCCGTCGCGTGACCTGCTGCGGACGATTCCGGGGTGTCGGGTTCGTCTGGTCAACGAGTGCTCTGGGCATGACGGCACATGGGCGATGCGTACGGAGCACTACGACGAGTCCATCGCCGTCGGTAAGAAAGCGTTCGATGGCATGAAGGACGCGGAAGCGTCGGTTTGGGCGACGGACTGCCCGCTCGCCGCCGTGCAGATCGAGCAGCACGCGGGCAAGAAGCCGCTCCACCCGTTCGAGATCCTCGCCATGGCGTATCGACCGGACGGCTTCCCTGAGAAGGTTCAGCGCGACACGACGGAAGGTTGACGCATGGATGCGCTTCGACGCGACGAGATCCTGGCGAATAGCGAGTACGAGAAGGTCCGTGACGACCTGCGGCGCAAGATCATGCGGATCAAGCGGGACCGAATCGTATCCGTCGGCGACCACGTGACGTTCCACTTCGAGAGCCGCGACACGATGCGCTACCAGGTCCAGGAGATGATGCGGGTCGAAGGGCTCTCCACGGACGAACAGATCCAGGGCGAGCTCGACGCGTATAACCCGTTGATCCCCGGTCGTGGCGAGCTGTC
This genomic interval from Candidatus Poribacteria bacterium contains the following:
- a CDS encoding rubrerythrin: MPKLKGSKTAANLAAAFAGESQANRRYLYFAKAADVEGYPDIAGLFRDTAEGETGHAHGHLDYLKKVGDPATGLPFTDVGEMLKASIEGETHEYTDMYPGMAKAAREEGFSEIADWFETLAKAERSHAGRFAKGLDSLA
- a CDS encoding anaerobic glycerol-3-phosphate dehydrogenase subunit C, translating into MDNIRYHPTEGMCYNPNEPLYWRRDALRQEITRVYEVCHGCRLCFKYCQSFPVLFDAVDANEGDVTAIPSRTTDDVIDHCFQCQLCYVNCPYTPGENHEFQLDFPKLILRAKAVRAKERGIPLRDRLLADPVGLGKLAQPTAALANWGNTFKPLRLVMEKTLGIHRDKQLPEFHGETFAQWFAKRAPKSSGENGMVVLFNSCFVNYNGPRIGKAVVEVLARNRFSARLAGADCCGMPRLDSGDVEAAQLQARRNVEALYPLAQQGLPIAVVNPTCSMMLKREYPELLRIPGDAIHEWAKAVAANTFDMSEFLLRQHRDGKLDRSFESTPGTVAYQVPCHLKTQNIGFPSRDLLRTIPGCRVRLVNECSGHDGTWAMRTEHYDESIAVGKKAFDGMKDAEASVWATDCPLAAVQIEQHAGKKPLHPFEILAMAYRPDGFPEKVQRDTTEG
- a CDS encoding transcriptional repressor, with translation MERPIEERLRRAGYRVTRQRTAVYEYLISTKSHPTVEQVHDAVRERFPHISLATVYNAVDSLVDVGLVRRINRAASSARYDGDVGDHAHFRCVVCDQLRDVSMHTNPSADDGLDGCEIISTNVEFFGYCPRCRRDRLGLPPLPENNDRRAL
- a CDS encoding NAD(P)-dependent oxidoreductase is translated as MGKPLANRVVHLLDRRMRLGRNQVLVHGSSLSRDSIARSSQSLLDRAFHHAILLDSPHQCPMAAFDGSATSGASPSILLPELASVKNSYRLLPKSITDNPLLWAGARSRLIWEHGAQQCRLEDLMKVLVTGASGRLGEYVIRELERSHELVLTSRRPPSDEFSRHPWVEGDLNVYADCQRAVERIDAIQHLGAQPWPVDHPGSRARAEELGIPFDATFRTNMLGTYYLMHAAVAANVRTVVMCGSNCALGHGFRISETPFPFDYLPVDEAHPTYPEDSYSYSKRAGEDLLASYTRAYGIRTYVTRPAGICPPERRAQMKTNATPAIGWNPWLWCWVGSEDVASAHRMLMEAAEDIPPHGVYFLNGDDTTALEPSRELVERFCPELTDKAAHLDGNQSFLSYARLKREVGWQHRTSWRNAE
- a CDS encoding phytanoyl-CoA dioxygenase family protein, which codes for MTPIQNAMPDLDRDLRFRPAAVETPERLTREQVDCYNERGYVSPIDVFSESEALANRAYFDDLMGRASKEGWGSYSINGWHLNCGGIYDLVVAPRILDAVQDLLGPDLVCWGTHYFAKMPDDGKRVSWHQDASYWPLTPSRTVTVWLAIDDADEENGAMQVVPGSHRLGQIAFEESAPEENNVLNQTVHDPSRFGGEPVTLSMRAGQMSLHSDLLLHGSAPNRSTRRRCGLTMRFVPPEVKAYRGWNGRSILCRGNDPSGHWYRGARPDGDTIPKR
- a CDS encoding Gfo/Idh/MocA family oxidoreductase — protein: MSERVRIGVVGAGSISLRGILPHLTQEDVQDRLQVTALCDPVPGRAQAAAEKFGVPKAFEDYEDLLRSGEVDAVSIASPIGIHYEQGKLAIEHGVHVHFNKTMTTTVAEADDLIDSAAKKGVKLVSSPGEMLRPLHRRIRRMLLDGDLGKLVWAVTGAAFGQYHEREGVRQGEDVLSNINPAWYYRKPGGGPLYDMTVYGLHALTGIVGPAKAVTAFSGVCIREREFRGEMLPCDMDDNTLMVLDFGDAFFGFVYGVAAGGISGFGRPVLFGTKGSVNGATFNGNPIDYPERVLTEAGGQADLPHVVGPHRSIQEAHVYEDIMQLVDWVREGIPTVSSAEHARHVVEIFDGAYRSAETGRAQPLRTTFPTID